Proteins encoded in a region of the Rothia mucilaginosa genome:
- the rpmI gene encoding 50S ribosomal protein L35: MPKQKTHSGAKKRFKLTGSGKVKRQQANRRHYLEHKSSRLTRRLASDQIVTGGQAKVVKKMLGK, encoded by the coding sequence ATGCCGAAGCAGAAGACCCACTCTGGTGCTAAGAAGCGCTTCAAGCTCACCGGTAGCGGCAAGGTTAAGCGCCAGCAGGCGAACCGTCGCCACTACCTGGAGCACAAGTCCTCTCGTCTGACCCGTCGTCTGGCTTCTGACCAGATCGTTACCGGCGGCCAGGCAAAGGTTGTCAAGAAGATGCTGGGTAAGTAA
- a CDS encoding TrmH family RNA methyltransferase produces the protein MRVAVLRFGVCLCLYPLRVNFFERISTPVVMSNPQADRVRDIAKLRTRAARTKKGQFLVEGPQAVREALKAHLQKPILDAVYVTEAAFDRHEDIAELLEQVYGTPTPEEGRRVFMRVVTDEVLEAMADSVSPQGIIAVSFMVDASFSLLWGEGALNPKLIAVLSRVQDPGNAGTILRVADAAGADLVITTKGSVDLYNPKTVRSTAGSLFHVPIIQGVQLEDFAEDVKSQGTAVLAADGYGAVNLQELSEYTAARRAGVEASAPSGVKGNFDLSQPTMWLFGNEAQGLNAEEKAAATMRVAVPVYGSAESLNVGTAAAVCLYASAMAQRGVSR, from the coding sequence GTGCGTGTGGCTGTTCTGCGTTTTGGGGTGTGCCTTTGCCTGTACCCTTTAAGAGTGAACTTTTTTGAACGTATTAGTACCCCCGTTGTGATGTCCAATCCGCAGGCAGATCGTGTGCGCGATATTGCGAAGCTGCGTACCCGCGCCGCCCGCACGAAGAAGGGCCAGTTCCTGGTGGAAGGCCCGCAGGCTGTGCGTGAGGCGTTGAAGGCGCATTTGCAGAAGCCGATTCTGGATGCTGTCTACGTTACGGAGGCGGCTTTTGACCGTCATGAGGATATTGCTGAGCTACTGGAGCAGGTGTACGGCACCCCCACCCCGGAGGAAGGCCGCCGCGTCTTTATGCGTGTGGTGACCGATGAGGTGCTGGAGGCGATGGCTGATTCGGTGAGCCCGCAGGGTATTATTGCGGTTTCCTTCATGGTGGATGCGTCGTTCTCGCTGCTGTGGGGTGAGGGCGCGTTGAATCCGAAGCTGATTGCTGTGCTGTCTCGTGTGCAGGATCCGGGTAATGCGGGCACTATTCTTCGTGTGGCTGATGCGGCTGGTGCCGACCTGGTGATTACGACTAAGGGTTCGGTGGATTTGTATAACCCGAAGACGGTGCGTTCTACCGCTGGTTCGCTGTTCCATGTGCCGATTATTCAGGGCGTGCAGCTGGAGGATTTCGCGGAGGATGTGAAGTCTCAGGGTACTGCTGTGTTGGCTGCTGACGGCTATGGTGCGGTGAATCTGCAGGAGCTGAGTGAGTACACGGCGGCTCGTCGTGCCGGTGTGGAGGCGAGCGCCCCGTCCGGCGTGAAGGGTAATTTTGATCTTTCTCAGCCGACCATGTGGCTTTTCGGGAATGAGGCTCAGGGCCTGAACGCTGAGGAGAAGGCTGCCGCTACGATGCGTGTGGCTGTTCCTGTCTATGGTTCGGCTGAGTCTTTGAATGTGGGTACGGCTGCTGCTGTGTGTCTGTATGCTTCGGCGATGGCTCAGCGCGGCGTTTCTCGCTAG
- a CDS encoding (deoxy)nucleoside triphosphate pyrophosphohydrolase, which translates to MSELSPSFEVQVVGAAVVDSLEAPTRMLVAQRSEPQTVAGMWEFPGGKVESGESCEQALVRELKEELGVQARLGAEVPGAYPQGWRLSERLAMRVFFAEILSGTPDTLEDHSALRWMPLPKSKDDAQAYDDLLGLPWIPADLPIVVALLQQLQDTGTGEA; encoded by the coding sequence ATGAGTGAATTGTCGCCCTCGTTTGAGGTTCAGGTGGTTGGCGCCGCCGTGGTTGATTCTTTGGAGGCTCCGACCCGTATGCTGGTGGCTCAGCGTTCTGAGCCGCAGACTGTTGCCGGTATGTGGGAGTTCCCGGGCGGTAAGGTCGAGTCGGGGGAGAGTTGCGAGCAGGCGCTGGTGCGTGAGCTGAAGGAGGAGCTGGGCGTGCAGGCGCGTTTGGGTGCTGAGGTGCCCGGCGCGTACCCGCAGGGCTGGCGTCTGAGCGAGCGTCTGGCGATGCGCGTGTTCTTCGCGGAGATTCTTTCGGGTACTCCGGATACTTTGGAAGATCACAGCGCGCTGCGGTGGATGCCGCTGCCGAAGTCTAAGGATGACGCACAGGCGTACGATGATTTGCTGGGTTTGCCGTGGATTCCGGCGGATTTGCCGATTGTTGTGGCTCTTCTGCAGCAGCTGCAGGACACTGGCACTGGTGAGGCGTAG
- the pheS gene encoding phenylalanine--tRNA ligase subunit alpha produces MTDSVQEHEGLNGPAQVLARIAQVLEENPENGLDAIREAFEAERERARQEIREKAKDFDSLKEVRLSFFGEKGIMSIANRQMRDLQNQHKGPVGKLMGQARAALTEAIEARTAKLEAEREARILAEEAVDVSAASPRRSLGGRHPIALMQERLTDIFVGMGWEVADGPELESEWYNFDALNIKPDHPAREMQDTFYVEPKNAHLLLRTHTSPVQMRSLLSRELPLYIVCPGQVYRTDELDATHTPVFHQIEGLAVDKGLTMADLKGTLEYMARAMFGEDAKIRLRPNFFPFTEPSAELDLWHPNAKGGPQWIEWGGCGMVNPNVLRAAGIDPEEYSGFAFGMGIERTLMFRNNVADMHDMVEGDIRFSEQFGMEI; encoded by the coding sequence ATGACCGATTCCGTGCAGGAACACGAGGGTCTTAACGGCCCGGCTCAGGTTCTCGCCCGCATTGCGCAGGTTCTGGAGGAGAACCCCGAGAACGGTTTGGACGCTATCCGTGAGGCTTTTGAGGCTGAGCGTGAGCGCGCCCGCCAGGAGATTCGCGAGAAGGCTAAGGACTTTGACAGCCTCAAGGAGGTGCGCCTGAGCTTCTTCGGTGAGAAGGGCATCATGAGCATCGCTAACCGCCAGATGCGTGATCTTCAGAACCAGCACAAGGGCCCGGTGGGTAAGCTGATGGGTCAGGCTCGTGCAGCCCTGACTGAGGCTATTGAGGCTCGTACCGCCAAGCTGGAGGCTGAGCGTGAGGCTCGCATCCTGGCTGAGGAGGCTGTGGACGTTTCCGCTGCGTCGCCTCGCCGTTCCCTGGGCGGCCGCCACCCGATTGCTCTGATGCAGGAGCGCCTGACTGATATCTTCGTTGGTATGGGCTGGGAGGTTGCTGACGGCCCCGAGCTGGAGTCTGAGTGGTACAACTTTGACGCTCTGAACATTAAGCCGGATCACCCGGCACGCGAAATGCAGGACACTTTCTACGTTGAGCCGAAGAACGCTCACCTGCTGCTGCGCACCCACACGTCGCCGGTGCAGATGCGCTCGCTGCTTTCTCGCGAGCTGCCGCTGTACATTGTGTGCCCGGGTCAGGTGTACCGTACCGATGAGCTGGATGCGACCCACACCCCGGTCTTCCACCAGATCGAGGGTCTTGCCGTGGATAAGGGCCTGACTATGGCTGATCTGAAGGGCACCCTGGAGTACATGGCACGCGCCATGTTCGGTGAGGACGCTAAGATTCGCCTGCGCCCGAACTTCTTCCCGTTCACTGAGCCTTCCGCTGAGCTGGATTTGTGGCACCCGAACGCTAAGGGCGGCCCGCAGTGGATTGAGTGGGGTGGCTGCGGCATGGTGAACCCCAACGTTTTGCGTGCTGCGGGTATTGATCCTGAGGAGTACTCGGGCTTCGCTTTCGGTATGGGTATTGAACGTACCCTCATGTTCCGTAACAACGTCGCTGACATGCATGACATGGTTGAAGGCGACATCCGTTTCTCTGAGCAGTTCGGGATGGAGATCTAA
- a CDS encoding HisA/HisF-related TIM barrel protein, which translates to MSAPVLELLPAVDISEGYAVRPVGGTLSGGEQRLDPVEAALTWVKAGARWIHLVDLDLAFGRGTNTEVLAEVVAAVRAESARSSAPVRIQVSGGVRNAESLERALSLNPDRVNVTSAALADSSWLESALARYADSDLLALGLDARYNPERGWVTVARGTDWSGPDLAEALAWLENAGVRRYIVTDVSKDGSLAGPGAELLDEVLAQTACRVVASGGVASLADLVKLRSMVPSGLEGVVLGKALYVGNFSFEQALAAAGSR; encoded by the coding sequence ATGTCTGCACCCGTTCTTGAACTTCTGCCCGCTGTTGATATTTCTGAAGGCTACGCGGTGCGCCCGGTGGGCGGCACCCTGTCCGGTGGTGAGCAGCGCCTCGACCCTGTTGAGGCGGCTCTGACCTGGGTGAAGGCTGGTGCTCGCTGGATTCACCTGGTTGACCTTGATTTGGCATTTGGTCGCGGCACGAATACTGAGGTTCTGGCTGAGGTGGTTGCCGCCGTCCGTGCCGAGAGCGCCCGGAGCTCTGCCCCGGTTCGTATTCAGGTTAGTGGCGGCGTGCGTAATGCTGAGAGCCTGGAGCGTGCCCTGAGCCTGAACCCGGATCGCGTGAACGTGACCAGTGCGGCTCTGGCGGATTCTTCCTGGCTTGAAAGTGCCCTGGCTCGCTATGCCGATTCTGATCTTCTGGCTCTTGGCCTCGATGCCCGCTATAACCCTGAGCGGGGCTGGGTGACGGTGGCTCGCGGTACCGACTGGTCGGGCCCTGACCTGGCGGAGGCGCTGGCGTGGCTGGAGAATGCGGGCGTGCGCCGCTATATCGTTACGGATGTGAGCAAGGACGGTTCCCTGGCGGGCCCCGGTGCGGAGCTGCTGGATGAGGTGCTGGCTCAGACTGCTTGTCGGGTGGTGGCGTCCGGTGGTGTGGCGTCGCTGGCTGATCTTGTGAAGCTGCGTTCTATGGTGCCTTCTGGTTTGGAGGGCGTAGTGCTTGGTAAGGCGCTGTATGTGGGTAACTTTAGTTTTGAGCAGGCTCTTGCGGCCGCTGGCTCCCGCTAA
- the infC gene encoding translation initiation factor IF-3 has product MPATDSIHGETHRAQELVISEPRINDRIRVPEVRLVGPGGEQVGVVPLKDALRLAEDAELDLVEVAPNAKPPVCKLMDYGKYKYEAAIKARESRKKQANAVLKEIRFRLKIDTHDYETKVGHARRFLSGGDKVKAMIQFRGREQQRPEMGVRLLERLAAELAEVSTVESRPRQDGRNMVMVLAPLRGKAEARREQGAGGRKGRERIDTTKAKPVTNSLADAMPAELKAQASAE; this is encoded by the coding sequence GTGCCCGCAACGGATAGTATTCACGGGGAAACCCACAGAGCACAGGAGCTAGTCATTAGCGAACCACGCATTAACGATCGTATCCGCGTTCCCGAGGTCCGTCTTGTCGGTCCCGGTGGCGAGCAGGTAGGCGTTGTCCCTCTGAAGGACGCTCTGCGTCTGGCTGAGGACGCCGAACTCGACCTGGTCGAGGTTGCCCCGAACGCGAAGCCGCCCGTGTGCAAGCTCATGGATTACGGTAAGTACAAGTACGAAGCCGCAATCAAGGCTCGTGAATCCCGCAAGAAGCAGGCTAATGCCGTTCTGAAGGAGATCCGTTTCCGCCTGAAGATTGATACCCACGACTACGAAACCAAGGTTGGACACGCTCGTCGTTTCCTTTCCGGTGGTGACAAGGTCAAGGCAATGATTCAGTTCCGTGGTCGTGAGCAGCAGCGCCCCGAGATGGGTGTGCGTCTGCTGGAGCGTCTGGCGGCTGAGCTGGCTGAGGTGAGCACCGTTGAGTCTCGCCCCCGTCAGGATGGCCGCAACATGGTGATGGTTCTGGCTCCGCTTCGCGGTAAGGCAGAGGCTCGCCGTGAGCAGGGCGCCGGCGGTCGCAAGGGTCGCGAGCGTATTGACACGACCAAGGCGAAGCCCGTAACTAATTCTCTGGCAGACGCTATGCCTGCCGAGTTGAAGGCACAGGCTTCCGCCGAGTAG
- a CDS encoding cation diffusion facilitator family transporter encodes MSAPSGHSGSGAIIAALGANLGIAVLKFLAFALTRSSSMLAEAIHSVADSGNQLLLLLGGRASQKQADEEHPFGYGRNRYIYAFIVSIIIFALGGLFALYEGYEKLHDPHGITEWQWVPVAVLVGSILLEGNSFRVAVKESRGLKGKQSWMRFLRTSKNPELPVLLLEDAGALLGLIFALFGVGMTLLTGNGLWDAFGTLAIGVLLVFIAVFLAVEMKSLILGEAASPEDLAKIRAAIEDGDSERIIHIKTVHLGPEEILVAAKIRIHDADTGRSVADEIDAAEVRIREAVPAARIIYLEPDIFRA; translated from the coding sequence ATGTCTGCTCCTTCTGGTCATTCGGGTTCGGGCGCGATTATTGCGGCGCTGGGTGCGAACCTGGGTATTGCGGTGCTGAAGTTTTTGGCTTTTGCGCTGACTCGTTCTTCGTCGATGCTGGCGGAGGCTATTCACTCGGTGGCTGATTCGGGTAATCAGCTTCTGCTTCTTCTGGGCGGTCGCGCTTCGCAGAAGCAGGCTGATGAGGAACACCCGTTTGGTTATGGCCGTAACCGCTATATTTACGCGTTTATTGTGTCGATTATTATCTTTGCCCTGGGTGGCTTGTTCGCTCTGTATGAGGGTTACGAGAAGCTGCATGATCCGCACGGTATTACTGAGTGGCAGTGGGTTCCGGTGGCTGTTCTGGTGGGTTCGATTCTGCTGGAGGGTAACTCGTTCCGCGTGGCGGTGAAGGAGTCGCGTGGGCTGAAGGGCAAGCAGAGCTGGATGCGTTTCTTGCGTACTTCGAAGAACCCGGAGCTTCCGGTGCTTCTGTTGGAGGATGCGGGTGCGTTGCTGGGTCTGATTTTTGCGCTCTTTGGCGTGGGCATGACCCTGTTGACCGGTAATGGCCTGTGGGATGCGTTTGGCACCCTGGCTATTGGTGTGCTGCTGGTCTTTATTGCTGTGTTCCTTGCGGTGGAGATGAAGTCGCTGATTTTGGGTGAGGCTGCTTCTCCTGAGGATTTGGCGAAGATTCGTGCGGCGATCGAGGATGGCGATAGCGAGCGCATTATCCACATTAAGACTGTGCACCTGGGTCCTGAGGAGATTCTGGTGGCGGCGAAGATTCGCATTCATGATGCTGACACTGGTCGTTCGGTAGCTGATGAGATTGATGCGGCTGAGGTACGTATTCGTGAGGCTGTTCCTGCGGCACGCATCATTTATTTGGAGCCGGATATTTTCCGGGCTTAG
- the rplT gene encoding 50S ribosomal protein L20 has product MARVKRAVNAHKKRRTILDRASGYRGQRSRLYRKAKEQVTHSLVYSYDHRRKKKGDFRRLWIQRINAASRAQGLTYNRFIQGLKAAGVEVDRRMLAELAVNEPAAFNALVEIAKNNLPEDTSAPKA; this is encoded by the coding sequence GTGGCACGTGTGAAGCGCGCGGTTAACGCGCACAAGAAGCGCCGTACTATTCTCGATCGTGCATCCGGCTACCGCGGTCAGCGTTCTCGCCTGTACCGTAAGGCTAAGGAGCAGGTCACTCACTCGCTGGTTTACAGCTACGACCACCGTCGTAAGAAGAAGGGTGACTTCCGTCGCCTGTGGATTCAGCGTATCAACGCTGCTTCCCGCGCACAGGGCCTGACCTACAACCGCTTCATCCAGGGTCTGAAGGCTGCTGGTGTTGAGGTTGACCGCCGTATGCTGGCTGAGCTGGCTGTTAACGAGCCCGCTGCCTTCAACGCACTGGTTGAGATTGCTAAGAACAACCTGCCCGAGGACACCTCGGCTCCCAAGGCTTAA
- a CDS encoding ABC transporter ATPase → MTAQPPFDPGAYRSDAVPSDTQAIYIQEGGAEPRGILFHSPTKHPKILRLQEIMIVSALLCLIHGVISSFAPDNLSPLKGLPEFGVAGGIGLLVVSAVVYIWVYFTIQKGKRLGLTVGLIFAILGAFVAILSLIGNVIDAQRYGFVPLYAAWLIANVLWIRASFDPAVKQALK, encoded by the coding sequence ATGACTGCTCAACCCCCGTTTGATCCGGGTGCCTACCGCTCCGACGCGGTTCCCTCGGACACTCAAGCTATTTATATTCAGGAAGGCGGCGCTGAGCCGCGCGGAATTCTGTTCCACTCGCCGACCAAGCACCCGAAGATTCTGCGTCTGCAGGAGATTATGATTGTCTCCGCGCTGCTCTGCTTGATCCACGGTGTTATTTCCTCGTTCGCGCCGGATAACCTGTCCCCGCTGAAGGGTCTGCCGGAGTTCGGTGTTGCAGGCGGTATCGGCCTGCTGGTTGTTTCTGCGGTTGTGTACATTTGGGTGTACTTCACGATTCAGAAGGGCAAGCGTCTGGGCCTGACTGTCGGTCTGATTTTTGCAATTCTGGGTGCGTTCGTGGCGATTCTGTCTCTGATTGGTAATGTCATTGACGCTCAGCGCTACGGCTTCGTGCCCCTGTACGCGGCATGGCTCATTGCGAACGTGCTGTGGATTCGTGCTTCTTTCGACCCGGCTGTGAAGCAGGCTCTGAAGTAG
- a CDS encoding DUF1844 domain-containing protein, translated as MSTENTSFRFTAEEETPVHGHTELTEEQVEAVNEQLRDIADVPAIEIISSAAIHMMSAAAVKCGLAAEENADDLKDLDEARKLITALAGLVTAAAPEIGSQHAAPLRDGLRTLQLAFREASPFPDEPGKGPGEKLTGPVY; from the coding sequence ATGAGCACTGAAAACACGAGTTTCCGCTTCACCGCGGAAGAAGAAACCCCCGTACACGGCCACACCGAACTCACCGAAGAGCAGGTCGAAGCCGTCAACGAACAGCTGCGCGACATCGCAGACGTACCCGCCATCGAAATCATCAGCTCCGCAGCCATCCACATGATGAGCGCCGCAGCCGTCAAGTGCGGCCTCGCAGCCGAAGAAAACGCCGACGACCTCAAGGACCTCGACGAAGCACGCAAGCTCATCACCGCACTGGCAGGCCTCGTCACCGCCGCAGCACCCGAAATCGGCTCCCAGCACGCAGCACCCCTGCGCGACGGCCTGCGCACCCTGCAGCTCGCCTTCCGCGAAGCATCCCCCTTCCCGGACGAGCCCGGCAAGGGCCCCGGCGAAAAGCTCACCGGCCCGGTCTACTAA
- a CDS encoding DUF421 domain-containing protein: MTVETVVDGLLKIFFGLIIILVYLRLTHRSQAGHQTPIDTIGNFVIGGLIGGVLYSEQISLFYFLVYLVFTLCMIQLLNMATSKIRFLHMAVREQRVPVITDGDIDIKSFQQTDVVLDPMRLIADLRAQGIYDLEEIEFAQIEPNGALSVIRKGDGVPNFALIVKGSLVTRDIADAHKTEDWVYLQLRAAEVELEDVFLMEFKNGNRLLILLNDGTNIRREVAEASNMNDEEEEWQEGVEEAPEPEDTEDAEKEVAEHAAEDAHPMKDSKA, translated from the coding sequence ATGACCGTTGAGACGGTTGTTGATGGTTTGCTGAAGATTTTCTTCGGCCTGATCATCATTTTGGTGTACCTGCGCCTGACTCACCGTTCTCAGGCGGGGCACCAGACCCCGATTGATACCATCGGTAACTTTGTCATCGGTGGTTTGATTGGTGGCGTGTTGTACAGCGAGCAGATTAGCTTGTTCTACTTCCTCGTCTACCTGGTGTTTACGCTGTGCATGATTCAGCTGCTAAACATGGCGACCTCGAAGATTCGTTTTCTGCATATGGCGGTGCGTGAGCAGCGCGTGCCGGTCATTACGGATGGCGATATCGATATTAAGAGTTTCCAGCAGACAGATGTGGTTCTTGACCCGATGCGCCTGATTGCTGACCTGCGTGCGCAGGGTATTTACGATCTGGAAGAGATTGAGTTTGCTCAGATTGAGCCGAACGGTGCGCTGAGTGTGATCCGTAAGGGTGACGGTGTGCCGAACTTTGCTCTGATTGTGAAGGGTAGCTTGGTCACTCGCGATATCGCGGATGCGCACAAGACCGAGGATTGGGTGTACCTGCAATTGCGTGCGGCTGAGGTCGAACTTGAGGATGTCTTCCTCATGGAGTTCAAGAACGGTAACCGCCTTCTGATCCTGCTGAATGACGGCACTAATATTCGCCGTGAGGTGGCGGAAGCCTCGAATATGAATGATGAGGAAGAAGAGTGGCAGGAAGGCGTGGAGGAAGCTCCTGAGCCAGAGGATACTGAGGATGCTGAGAAGGAAGTAGCGGAGCACGCTGCTGAGGATGCGCATCCGATGAAGGATTCTAAAGCGTAG